The following coding sequences lie in one Musa acuminata AAA Group cultivar baxijiao chromosome BXJ1-8, Cavendish_Baxijiao_AAA, whole genome shotgun sequence genomic window:
- the LOC135587718 gene encoding protein transport protein SEC23 C-like isoform X2 encodes MSEFLDLETQDGVRMTWNMLPGTKQEALGCVIPVAAIYTPLKPIPDMPVLPYSPLRCRICRSILNPFSIVDYVAKIWVCPFCFQRNHFPQHYLSISEDNLPAELFPQYTTIEYASSIETGSKIPSVFLFVVDTCMIEEEIVFLKSALSQAIELLPENSLVGLITFGTYVQVHELGFGHMPKSYVFKGSKEYTKEQLLDQMCFFAGKARPNVGVIAGPRDGLSSESVGRFLLPASECEFVLNSVLEELQRDPWPVPADQRASRCTSTALSIAASLLGLCVPGTGARIMAFVGGPSTEGTGSIVSKNLSEPIRSHKDLDKGAAPLYNKAVKFYEALSKQLAHQGHVLDLFACALDQVGVAELKVAVERTGGIVVLAESFGHSVFKDSLRRIFQSAEYDLGLAFNGVFEVNCSKDLKVQGIIGPCASLDKKGPLCAETIVGQGNTSAWKMCGLDKKTSLCLIFEIVRKDGPETNAQPTSNQFYFQFLTYYQHSDGQMRLRATTLSRRWVAGPGSTQDLVSGFDQEAAAAVMARLVSFKMETEVFNNSPDETAYYRMILNRENVANAVVMIQPSLISYSFHSAPEPVLLDVTAIAADRILLLDSYFTVVVFHGISIAQWRNAGYQNQPEHETFAHLLQAPRDEADAITKERFPVPRLVVCDQHGSQARFLLVKLNPSVTYNSDNPPPPGGDIIFTDDVSFQVFLDHLQRLAVQ; translated from the exons ATGTCAGAGTTCCTTGACCTAGAAACGCAAGATGGGGTGCGAATGACCTGGAACATGCTTCCAGGCACAAAGCAAGAAGCTTTGGGTTGCGTCATACCAGTTGCTGCTATCTACACTCCTCTCAAACCAATTCCTGACATGCCAGTCCTGCCTTACTCGCCTCTTAGATGCCGCATCTGCCGCTCCATCCTCAATCCTTTCTCCATTGTGGACTATGTTGCCAAGATCTGGGTATGCCCATTCTGCTTTCAGCGCAACCACTTTCCTCAACACTATTTGTCAATATCGGAGGACAACCTTCCTGCTGAGCTTTTCCCTCAATACACAACCATTGAGTATGCATCCTCCATTGAGACTGGCTCGAAGATCCCTTCAGTGTTCCTCTTTGTTGTTGATACATGTATGATTGAGGAGGAGATTGTGTTCTTGAAGTCAGCCTTGTCGCAGGCTATTGAGCTGTTGCCAGAGAATTCTCTTGTTGGCTTAATCACTTTTGGGACTTACGTACAG GTCCATGAGTTAGGTTTCGGGCATATGCCAAAATCCTATGTTTTCAAAGGGTCGAAAGAGTACACAAAGGAACAACTCTTGGACCAAATGTGTTTTTTTGCAGGGAAGGCAAGACCAAATGTTGGAGTGATTGCGGGCCCCAGGGATGGACTGTCATCAGAGAGTGTTGGCAGATTCCTTTTACCTGCCTCTGAGTGCGAGTTTGTCTTGAACTCA GTTCTAGAAGAACTACAGAGAGATCCTTGGCCTGTCCCAGCTGACCAACGTGCTTCAAGATGCACCAGCACGGCACTAAGTATTGCAGCTAGTTTGTTAGGTCTCTGTGTTCCTGGTACAGGAGCTAGAATTATGGCTTTTGTTGGTGGTCCGTCTACAGAGGGAACAGGCTCT ATCGTATCAAAGAATCTTTCTGAGCCAATTCGTTCTCACAAAGACCTTGATAAAGGAGCTGCTCCACTTTATAATAAAGCTGTGAAATTCTATGAGGCACTTTCAAAGCAACTTGCGCATCAAGGTCATGTATTGGATTTGTTTGCTTGTGCACTTGACCAG GTTGGGGTGGCAGAGCTTAAAGTTGCAGTTGAAAGGACTGGAGGTATTGTGGTTCTTGCAGAAAGTTTTGGACACTCTGTTTTCAAGGATTCACTGCGACGCATTTTTCAGTCAGCTGAGTATGATCTTGGTCTAGCATTCAA TGGCGTATTTGAGGTTAACTGCTCAAAGGATCTGAAAGTCCAGGGCATCATTGGTCCTTGTGCTTCTCTTGATAAG AAGGGGCCTTTGTGCGCTGAAACAATTGTTGGTCAGGGAAACACAAGTGCCTGGAAGATGTGCGGCCTTGATAAAAAGACATCGTTATGTTTGATATTTGAGATTGTGAGAAAAGATGGTCCAGAAACAAATGCTCAACCTACAAGCAATCAATTTTATTTCCAATTTTTGACATA TTATCAACATAGCGATGGCCAGATGAGATTACGTGCAACCACTCTGTCCAGAAGATGGGTGGCAGGTCCTGGCAGTACACAG GATTTGGTATCTGGATTTGACCAAGAAGCTGCTGCTGCAGTCATGGCACGCCTGGTTTCTTTCAAGATGGAAACAGAG GTCTTTAACAATAGTCCTGATGAGACAGCATACTATAGGATGATCCTGAATAGAGAGAATGTTGCAAATGCAGTTGTTATGATCCAGCCATCACTGATATCTTACTCCTTCCATTCTGCCCCTGAGCCTGTTCTTCTGGATGTAACTGCAATTGCTGCCGATAGGATTCTGCTGTTGGATTCTTATTTTACGGTGGTTGTATTTCATGGAATAAGCATTGCACAATGGCGAAATGCTGGCTACCAAAATCAACCTGAGCATGAG ACATTTGCTCATTTACTTCAAGCTCCACGCGATGAGGCAGATGCAATAACAAAGGAGCGATTTCCTGTTCCTCGTTTGGTCGTTTGTGATCAACATGGCTCCCAG GCTCGATTTCTTTTGGTGAAATTGAATCCATCAGTCACATACAACTCTGACAATCCTCCGCCGCCTGGTGGAGATATCATATTCACAGATGATGTTAGCTTCCAGGTTTTCTTGGATCATCTTCAGCGTCTTGCAGTCCAGTAA
- the LOC135587718 gene encoding protein transport protein SEC23 C-like isoform X1 produces MSEFLDLETQDGVRMTWNMLPGTKQEALGCVIPVAAIYTPLKPIPDMPVLPYSPLRCRICRSILNPFSIVDYVAKIWVCPFCFQRNHFPQHYLSISEDNLPAELFPQYTTIEYASSIETGSKIPSVFLFVVDTCMIEEEIVFLKSALSQAIELLPENSLVGLITFGTYVQVHELGFGHMPKSYVFKGSKEYTKEQLLDQMCFFAGKARPNVGVIAGPRDGLSSESVGRFLLPASECEFVLNSVLEELQRDPWPVPADQRASRCTSTALSIAASLLGLCVPGTGARIMAFVGGPSTEGTGSIVSKNLSEPIRSHKDLDKGAAPLYNKAVKFYEALSKQLAHQGHVLDLFACALDQVGVAELKVAVERTGGIVVLAESFGHSVFKDSLRRIFQSAEYDLGLAFNGVFEVNCSKDLKVQGIIGPCASLDKKGPLCAETIVGQGNTSAWKMCGLDKKTSLCLIFEIVRKDGPETNAQPTSNQFYFQFLTYYQHSDGQMRLRATTLSRRWVAGPGSTQDLVSGFDQEAAAAVMARLVSFKMETEADFDPIRWLDRSLIRLCSKFGDYQKDSPSSFSLSPRLSIFPQFMFHLRRSQFVQVFNNSPDETAYYRMILNRENVANAVVMIQPSLISYSFHSAPEPVLLDVTAIAADRILLLDSYFTVVVFHGISIAQWRNAGYQNQPEHETFAHLLQAPRDEADAITKERFPVPRLVVCDQHGSQARFLLVKLNPSVTYNSDNPPPPGGDIIFTDDVSFQVFLDHLQRLAVQ; encoded by the exons ATGTCAGAGTTCCTTGACCTAGAAACGCAAGATGGGGTGCGAATGACCTGGAACATGCTTCCAGGCACAAAGCAAGAAGCTTTGGGTTGCGTCATACCAGTTGCTGCTATCTACACTCCTCTCAAACCAATTCCTGACATGCCAGTCCTGCCTTACTCGCCTCTTAGATGCCGCATCTGCCGCTCCATCCTCAATCCTTTCTCCATTGTGGACTATGTTGCCAAGATCTGGGTATGCCCATTCTGCTTTCAGCGCAACCACTTTCCTCAACACTATTTGTCAATATCGGAGGACAACCTTCCTGCTGAGCTTTTCCCTCAATACACAACCATTGAGTATGCATCCTCCATTGAGACTGGCTCGAAGATCCCTTCAGTGTTCCTCTTTGTTGTTGATACATGTATGATTGAGGAGGAGATTGTGTTCTTGAAGTCAGCCTTGTCGCAGGCTATTGAGCTGTTGCCAGAGAATTCTCTTGTTGGCTTAATCACTTTTGGGACTTACGTACAG GTCCATGAGTTAGGTTTCGGGCATATGCCAAAATCCTATGTTTTCAAAGGGTCGAAAGAGTACACAAAGGAACAACTCTTGGACCAAATGTGTTTTTTTGCAGGGAAGGCAAGACCAAATGTTGGAGTGATTGCGGGCCCCAGGGATGGACTGTCATCAGAGAGTGTTGGCAGATTCCTTTTACCTGCCTCTGAGTGCGAGTTTGTCTTGAACTCA GTTCTAGAAGAACTACAGAGAGATCCTTGGCCTGTCCCAGCTGACCAACGTGCTTCAAGATGCACCAGCACGGCACTAAGTATTGCAGCTAGTTTGTTAGGTCTCTGTGTTCCTGGTACAGGAGCTAGAATTATGGCTTTTGTTGGTGGTCCGTCTACAGAGGGAACAGGCTCT ATCGTATCAAAGAATCTTTCTGAGCCAATTCGTTCTCACAAAGACCTTGATAAAGGAGCTGCTCCACTTTATAATAAAGCTGTGAAATTCTATGAGGCACTTTCAAAGCAACTTGCGCATCAAGGTCATGTATTGGATTTGTTTGCTTGTGCACTTGACCAG GTTGGGGTGGCAGAGCTTAAAGTTGCAGTTGAAAGGACTGGAGGTATTGTGGTTCTTGCAGAAAGTTTTGGACACTCTGTTTTCAAGGATTCACTGCGACGCATTTTTCAGTCAGCTGAGTATGATCTTGGTCTAGCATTCAA TGGCGTATTTGAGGTTAACTGCTCAAAGGATCTGAAAGTCCAGGGCATCATTGGTCCTTGTGCTTCTCTTGATAAG AAGGGGCCTTTGTGCGCTGAAACAATTGTTGGTCAGGGAAACACAAGTGCCTGGAAGATGTGCGGCCTTGATAAAAAGACATCGTTATGTTTGATATTTGAGATTGTGAGAAAAGATGGTCCAGAAACAAATGCTCAACCTACAAGCAATCAATTTTATTTCCAATTTTTGACATA TTATCAACATAGCGATGGCCAGATGAGATTACGTGCAACCACTCTGTCCAGAAGATGGGTGGCAGGTCCTGGCAGTACACAG GATTTGGTATCTGGATTTGACCAAGAAGCTGCTGCTGCAGTCATGGCACGCCTGGTTTCTTTCAAGATGGAAACAGAG GCTGATTTTGATCCAATACGATGGCTTGATCGATCTTTGATACGTTTGTGTTCCAAGTTTGGAGATTACCAGAAAGACAGTCCATCCTCTTTCAGCTTATCTCCACGCTTATCAATATTTCCTCAATTTATGTTCCACTTGAGGCGTTCTCAGTTTGTCCAG GTCTTTAACAATAGTCCTGATGAGACAGCATACTATAGGATGATCCTGAATAGAGAGAATGTTGCAAATGCAGTTGTTATGATCCAGCCATCACTGATATCTTACTCCTTCCATTCTGCCCCTGAGCCTGTTCTTCTGGATGTAACTGCAATTGCTGCCGATAGGATTCTGCTGTTGGATTCTTATTTTACGGTGGTTGTATTTCATGGAATAAGCATTGCACAATGGCGAAATGCTGGCTACCAAAATCAACCTGAGCATGAG ACATTTGCTCATTTACTTCAAGCTCCACGCGATGAGGCAGATGCAATAACAAAGGAGCGATTTCCTGTTCCTCGTTTGGTCGTTTGTGATCAACATGGCTCCCAG GCTCGATTTCTTTTGGTGAAATTGAATCCATCAGTCACATACAACTCTGACAATCCTCCGCCGCCTGGTGGAGATATCATATTCACAGATGATGTTAGCTTCCAGGTTTTCTTGGATCATCTTCAGCGTCTTGCAGTCCAGTAA